AGTACAATATTGAAATTGCTATGAGATACCAAGATGCACTATTGGAATTATCCGTACCTGTTGTTCCGCTATTTGAGGGAATTGCAGTTCTTCCAATCATCGGAGACATCGATACGAATCGAGCTCAGCATATTACAGACAAAACGATAGAGCGTTGTGAGGAATTGAAGTTAGAACGCATCATCATTGACCTTTCAGGAGTAAACATCGTTGATACGATGGTTGCCCAACATTTATTTCAACTTGTAAAAACATTGCGTCTCCTCGGTGTGAAATCGGCCATTACTGGCATTCGCTCAGCAGTTGCCATTACTGCTGTTAATTTAGGTATTGAACTAAATGATTTAAATATATTTACGACATTACAACAAGCTTTAGAGGCTTTAGGTTATAAAAGAGTGAACGAAGAAACCATTCACTAAAGAAAGTGGGGTCAAATGAGAAAGTACATCAATTGGGAAATTGTTGTATTGCTCTTGGCTTTACAATGGTTAATCAATCCATTTGGTTTTGATTTGAATGACTTGTTTATGGAACGTGTCTTTCTAATTGTTTTCTTTGCTTTACGACTCGTTATTGTAGTTTTTAAAATTACGTTCTCGACGAGGGTTTTCTGGATGTTTACATTAACTTTTGGCTTTATTGGAACAGTTTTTACGTTAAACCTATTTTTCACCGGAAAGGAACAGATTGCTTCAATTTTTGCAAGCCTAGTGATCCCACTACTTATTGATGATTATAAGAAATGGTTTGGCAAATCTTCTGAAGCCGAACAAACTACTAGCTATTGAAGGTAGTCGCCTGTGTAATCTTGACCTAAGGTTACATGGCCGATGCCTTCTTCTGCTAGTTTCTTTTGTAATTGATCAATGATGTATAAAGTGACCATCTCGCATAAATTTTCTTGCGATAACTCATTCAGTTGATCGAAGATATCCTCCTTAGTTTTGGCCTCTAGGACGCCATAAATTATCGGATAAATATCTTCCTCATCTGCTGAAAAATGGTCCTTGTACGTATCGTATAATTCATCCACTAATTTCATCTATCCACTCACCTCAAGTGTAATGTTCCCATGTCATTTAATCCTCATACGTTTTGAAATATGATCTAATATTTTATAAAATATAGGTATAATATCAAGCAAAGCATTCATAATAAAAAATGTGCTGTTGAAGATTGGGCTATAGCCAAGCGGTAAGGCAACGGACTTTGACTCCGTCATGCGTTGGTTCGAATCCAGCTAGCCCAGCCATACATATTAAACACTCTACTCAGAGTGTTTTTTTTATTGGAGGAAGGGAAATTTAAGCATATTGTTGGAACGATCGATAGAGTGCTGATAACATAATAAACACTAATAAAAGGATATAAACTATAAAAAAGGAAGAGGGATATTGAATGACAACACAATTACTTACTAAAGGTTTCCTAGGACATTTATCTCTAAAGAACCGATATATCGTTGCACCAATGACACGTGTAAGTGCGGAGCCGAATGGAGTGCCGAATCAACAAATGAAGGAGTACTATGAGCGTTATGCAAAAGGTGGATTCGGGACCATTATTACAGAAGGTGTTTATTTGGATGAGACCTATAGCCAAGGTTATCTCAAACAACCTGGACTTGCGAACAAAAAACATACAGATGCTTGGAAACCCATTGTTGAAAGCGTGCACGTTCATGACACAAAAATGATTGCTCAATTAATGCATGCTGGTGGGCAAGCACAAGGAAATGCTTATAAAGATGAAACGATTGCACCGTCTGCGGTTGCTCCAAAAGGAGAACAGCTTCCTTTCTATGGTGGTTCTGGACCTTTCGATACGCCAAATGAAATTTCAGCAGACCAAATTAACGAAGTGAAACAGGCGTTTGCCAAAGCAGCAAGAAATGCGAAAGATGCTGGTTTTGATGGTGTTGAGATCCATGGTGCAAATGGATATCTACTAGATCAATTCTTAACAGATTATTTGAACAAACGAGATGATCAATATGGAGGATCACTCGAAAAACGATTGCAATTCACGCTCGAAGTGATTGATGAAGTCCGTCAATCTGTAGGTGACGACTACTTAGTCGGTATTCGCATATCCCAAGGTAAAGTTGCCGACCAAGCGCACAAATGGCCGAACGGAGAAAAAGATGCAGAATATATCTTCAGTCAACTAGGAAATACCTCTTTAGATTACATTCATGTTACTGACAGAGATGCAACGGAAGCAAGTTTTGGTGAAGGAACCAAAACGCTAGCTGGTGCTGCAAAAACGTTTAGTAATCTACCGACAATTGCAAATGGTGGATTAGTGGATCAACAAAAAGCTGAAGCGTTAATTGTAAACGGAGAAGCAGACTTTGTTAGTGTTGGAACCGGAGCATTGGCGAATCCTGACTTACCAAATCGCGTGGAAAAAGGGATTGAGCTAAACGAATTCAACGCAAAAGCCATTCTAATGCCACGAGCAGAAATTAAAGAACATGAGTTAAAAGCAGAAGTAATACAAAATTAAAATAATCAACCCT
This Pseudalkalibacillus berkeleyi DNA region includes the following protein-coding sequences:
- a CDS encoding STAS domain-containing protein, whose product is MNKLAELLLGNKEKIASEIVELRMKDITTDNDFFTEESLKERALDMITLIGDNLNCDVHSDIEEVVKWGSDKGKQAVVVEAPLSEALRNTPYYRKVLWTYIAELSKDEDFSKDEIIQIANRLDPILDQAVYGYSKSYVEYNIEIAMRYQDALLELSVPVVPLFEGIAVLPIIGDIDTNRAQHITDKTIERCEELKLERIIIDLSGVNIVDTMVAQHLFQLVKTLRLLGVKSAITGIRSAVAITAVNLGIELNDLNIFTTLQQALEALGYKRVNEETIH
- a CDS encoding DUF6154 family protein, which gives rise to MKLVDELYDTYKDHFSADEEDIYPIIYGVLEAKTKEDIFDQLNELSQENLCEMVTLYIIDQLQKKLAEEGIGHVTLGQDYTGDYLQ
- a CDS encoding NADH:flavin oxidoreductase — protein: MTTQLLTKGFLGHLSLKNRYIVAPMTRVSAEPNGVPNQQMKEYYERYAKGGFGTIITEGVYLDETYSQGYLKQPGLANKKHTDAWKPIVESVHVHDTKMIAQLMHAGGQAQGNAYKDETIAPSAVAPKGEQLPFYGGSGPFDTPNEISADQINEVKQAFAKAARNAKDAGFDGVEIHGANGYLLDQFLTDYLNKRDDQYGGSLEKRLQFTLEVIDEVRQSVGDDYLVGIRISQGKVADQAHKWPNGEKDAEYIFSQLGNTSLDYIHVTDRDATEASFGEGTKTLAGAAKTFSNLPTIANGGLVDQQKAEALIVNGEADFVSVGTGALANPDLPNRVEKGIELNEFNAKAILMPRAEIKEHELKAEVIQN